AGAGCAGAGGAAGCCCTGGGGGAGCagaatgacctccctgccaCTCATTCCCACGTGCCAGACAAGAGCaggaaaacctcagcacctGCTCACTTGGCTTCTAGAaggagaatcatggaatcacaacCTGAGCTGgaaccttaaggatcatctgcttccaaccccctgccacgggcaggcCCATTTTCCACTATCCCAGTGGAGCTGAGCTGTTGGAGAAACAAATCTCTCCTGTCTTTGTGTGCACAGTTTGTTCCAGctgtaaaataattcatttatttccttgaCAGCCACAGGAACGCGATGGAGAAGGAACACTTGGCAGCTCGGGGGGAGCCCTTGCTGAAAACACCGACAGCGACTACCCCGAAACAAAGGCAGAAACAAAGTGTCCTGCAGCTGAGGGAGGTGCTGCAggatccagcccagctcccacagctggaACAATAGGAAAAGCAGGCTGTGGTTCACACCATTGTTTGCAGCGCGAACCTCCTGCCACCAGTTCAGCGATTCCTGGCGGATCTGGGAGAAGGGAACCCGATTTAGAAAgcgctgctgcagcaggagacacAGCCCCGGCCCCAGGCTCTGGAAAACAAGAACTGCCAGGGGTTGGGGATGAGGAGGCAGCCCCGGGGCcgggcagcagggcaggctccCCCATCCTGCGGGAGGTGAACCCCGAGGACGGGAGCGTGCGGATCCTCCGCCATCACCGAACGCGCTGCCCCGTCGCGTTCCACAACCCTCTGCTCTATGAGCTGGATTAGTTTCATTGTTTTAGGATTTCCTTCTGTTGTTTGATGCTTGCTCTGGCTTCCATGTGCTGGTGGGTGACTTCAGGGCTCAGAGGAGGCCGTGGGTTCTCCCTGAAACTGGTGCAACACCTAAACTTCCCCCTGTTAACAGTTTAACAATTTCCTAATACCATCTATGGCAATAATTTTCCTTACAAGGAAAGTTGTGGTTGGAGGTGACTCTGAGTTCCTGGAAAAATATGTATCTTTATTGTTTACATAAattttttattcccttcccACGTTTCAGGGATTATTTGTCTATATCCTCAGTCTAATGGCTCCCTCGGGAATTGAGCAGTAGTCATCATTTTCCAAACCTTTCATTTTGTGATAACTGCAGGATTAGACTCACAGTAATTCTTAGCAATCAAATGAAATTTCTAATTACCCAGAGAAGTTCTAATTAGTCTCCTAGAAATAATCAACATTTATACCCCGTACTCCATCCTAGTGCTGTTCTTCAGATCTGCAGCACCCAGATATCCCCCAGCTGAAAAATTCCGTTGCACAAGAACATCCTCTGGGTGCATGTCTGCTCTGAAGTATTTACAGTTGGTGAAATGGATTCTCTTTATCCAgattagatttatttttctcagtttccCTCGAGTTTCAGCGTTTCTCACCTCCCTAAACCACAATAACTAAGAGAACACATCTAATAATAAACTTCCTGTTCCcctttctccctgctgctgaaCCAACTTCTGTTTTCGTTTGAGAGGTGCTTTAGAGCAGAGTTAAATTTGCCTCGTTTCAGGGCTGCTCTGGCATTGCTGTCACATTTCTCGGTGGAACACCAGTTTGGGTGTGTGGTTTCAGAGTTCAGCAGGAGCCACAGCTGCCCAAAACACCTGCCCTACCCTCCCTGGTGGCACATCCTGATGCAGCTTTGCTGGGCTCAGCTTAATCCCCATCAGCTTTTTGGGAGAGGTCTCCAAGGGTgaggcaccagcacagcttcagcACCAGCCCTGACCCAGTGGAACAGAACACGGAGCAATTACCTTGCAAAGTTGTGGTTAAATAacccctggaaaaaaaagaaaaagaaaaaaagcagcattttctttctctgacatATTTCTGTGTTCTACAAAAGCTGCTGAGGTGCTTCTGCCACAGCTGAGTTCAAAGAGGAGTGGCACTGAAGCTGCTGTAGCATTCACACATGGCTCCGTggccccagctcagccccttcccaccACACAGCAGCAGTTTTTACACAGCTAATTTGAAAcaactctttttatttttaaatccaaacAAAAGAGGTGTTGTGCCACCAATTTGCTACTCTTTTCTGCCTCAATTAATGAGcatcattaaaaatttaatgaAGTTAAATGCACGCTGCTAGAAGGGATGATGGCACGTGTCCAGCCCTCGGGATTAAAGCACAGAAACTCCCCCTTCCTTCCCGTCCTGACTTTTTAGGAACACGAGATGACATCATCTTTTTTGCTGACAATCAAGAACTTCTCTAGGCTTACAAAacaacagcatttttattttggcagAACTAAAAAAATCATATATTTATCTACATCGTAgtaaaaacaatgaaatttattttttttttaatccttcatATACTCATTGACACAGCGCAACCGAACCAGGACTCGGGGATCGGGTGTGAGGTGACCCCGGGTGGGACCCCAGGCACCACCAGAGCTTTGAAGCACCAAAAAAGATGCACTTAAAAgtgttctcctcctcctcctcctcccagcaaacacagcagcaggtcACTTTTTGCGTAGGGGCTGCAGCACGTCACCCGTTTTCCAAAAAGTGGTTGCCAAACATGAGAGATTACTATTTTGGGACAACTTTAACAAGAATGTTTATTCATATTAAAGCAGAAACCAACTCATAAATGCTGTTTATACACGTGTGTGCCTGGAAGAGACACAATGGAACAACTCAAGGAGAAAAGGCGGCTGCGAGGAGGATCCTCACTGGAGTCTGCGGTAGCTCTTACAGAGTTCGTGGTCCCTGATGTCTCCCCACCCTCCGTTCTTGAcgtgaggggacaggggagccATGGAGTACCTTTTACTGACACTCATCGCCTCGGGAAACAGGTACTGTTGGTTGCTGTTCAAGAGAGAATCGATTTTGGCACTCTGGGTGGACGGTCTGCAGGATTTCTTGTGGTGCATGCCACAGTCCCCCGTGTGAAAAATCCTGGGGATTTCGGGAACCAGCACTTTCCAGAACTTTGGAAGACAAGAGACAGTCAAGTGCTGCAGAGTCCAGTCCCAGTTGTAGTCATCGTAGGTGCAGAAGGCGTCCGTGCACTCGATGAGCTTCTGGTAGGTGTCTCTGCCGAAGGCCATGCCCATGTTGTGCTCCGTGGATTTCCACGTCTTCATCTCCACCTTGTCGGCGCGGCCGGCGAAGCCGCCCCGCACGGGGCTGTAGGTGCCCAGCGACACGAGCTGGCACTCGGGGCACTCCCGCTGGCGCAGCGCCCAGAGCCGCTTGAGGACGTGGTAGAAGTCGGGCGCCAGGTAATGATCCTCCTCCAGGAACAGCACGGGCCCCGCGTGCTCCCGCAGCGCCCGCACGCGCTCCCACACGAAGTGCAGCTTCCACCACCAGTGGTGCTTGGTCTGCGCGAACCGCGCCTCGCGGTAGTGCCCGAACGAGTCCGGGAACTCGGCGTTGATGCAGCCCAGGCGCAGCGCCGCCGCCTTGCCCACGTCGCGGGGGCAGTCGCGGGGGTCGTGGCCCGGGAACTCGCGCGGGTACAGCTGGATGCTGAACGGGAAGAACACCTGCAGCACCGGGCAGAAGTCCACGCGGGCCGCCAGCCGGTTCAGCTCCTCGGCCCACAGGTCGTGgctcagcaccagcagcacgTTCTCCacgcccgccgcccgccgcaGCGACTCGAGCAGCAGCCGCAGGTGCTCGGCGCGGTCGTGCACCTGCACCACGAGCACCACGTCGGGCCGCGCCGGGAAGCGCCCGGCGTTCCGCACCGGCTGGTCGAAGTTCAGGCGGTACACGAGCGAGCGGTAACTCAGCGTCTGGTTCTCGGATAGCACCTCCGCCGCCACGGCGGCCGACGCGTTGCCGGCGGGGCGGCGCGGTACCGGCGCTGGGGGCTCGCTGACCCGCGGCGGCTCCCCGGTGCTACCGGGACCgcctcgctgctgctgctgctgctgctgctgctgctgccgccgccgcccgccgccgccggtgCCCCAGAGCGCCAGGGCGCAGAGCGCCAGCGCCAgcgccagcagcagcaccttgcgCTTGTAGACGCGCAGCCGCATCgtcccggcggcggcggccccgctccgccgctcccgccgccgccgccgccgctcccgctcccAGCGCgcgcgcgccgccgccgccccgcgcgcACACGTTGCCGCTCCTCATTGGCCGCCGCCGCGGGAGCCGCTCTCTCGCCATTGGCCGGAGAAGCCGTCAATCAAATCTGCGGCGTTTCCGCCGCGCCGGGGGCcgcgcagccgccgccgccgcaccgcGCTCTGATTGGGCGGCGCCCGAGAGGGGGCGGGGCCAAGGCGTGAGGGGAAGGGGCAACGAAATCCTTCGGGATTGGGGTAAGAAAAGcgaaaagaaatggaatttttttttttttttttacgtgtAAGGAAAACACACGGAAGCCATCCGGGATTCGCGGGAGTAACATAAAAGATAAGTGAATCCTAGGTCTGTAAAGTAGCACGCTAAAAATCACTCTGCAATAATAAGAATAAGGTGAGAATTCATCCTAGAAATGCAGGATTAAGATAAAATCACTGTAGGactgaaagaataaattaaaataattctaagattgaaaggaaaaaaatctaaggttgacagaatgaaataaaaaaattctagaTTTGAAACATTAGGATTATAATCCCATTCTTGAAtaataagaattttaaaaaaatcagattaattaATTCTAGAATCACAAGTGTAAAATTACCCCAAATTTTCAGCATTAATACAAGAGTAAAACAATTCCAGGATTTCAAGAACAAGGTAAGGAAACCATCTTAGATTGGCAAGTATAAGATatagaaagataaaataattccaGAATTGTGAGGACAAGGTAAGAAAATCATCCTGGgttggcaaaaaaaaaccccaaacaaacaaaaaaaacaaccgaACAACaaaataaccagaaaaaaaagagcaacaagaaaaccccaaaacccaaagagCAAACTATTCTGGGATTGCAagaatgacaaaataaaatcGTTCTAGAATGGCAGGGAATAAGAGAAATGTTCCAGAATGCtaagaacaagagaaaaatatgtataGATTTGAAAGAATAAGATAAAATCTAGAATGGTAACAATAAGAAGTTTCTTCTAAGATTGCAAGATTAATTTATTCTAGATTTGCAAGAATATATGAATAAAACAGTTCTAGAAAGGCGAGAatacaagaggaaaaatcatCTAGAACTGCAAGAGCGATGCATTTAAAAACACTGGAATGGCAAGaatgtaagaaaataatttgggaaTTGTGAGAATAAggtaagaaaatagaaagaaaaagctcCAGAACTGCAAGAATAAGGTAAGAATCTAATTCTAAAAATTCAAGAATAATAAGTAATTGAATAATTCAGTGATTAAAAGAATAACACCTCCTAAACTTAGAATTTCAGAAATACAAGGCATTCTAGAATGAGAAGAATAATCCATAAAATATTGTAGGACTATGAGGATGTGATTAAACAAATCTCTAATTACAAATAACAGCAAGAATTCCTCTGCTAAATTTCCTGCCACACCGGGATAAAAACATCCCTGATTGCTTGTCTGAGAGCACGGAGGGACAGGACactgggaatggcttcacatggacagagggcagggctggatgggatttcccgggaattcctggctgggagggtgatGAGGAGCcgggctggaattgccagagcagctgtggctgcccctggatccctggcagtgcccaaggccaggttggacattggggttggagcacctgggacagtgggaggtgtccctgccatggcaggggtggcactgggtgggatttaggATCTTTTCCAACTcaatcctgggattctgtgatggCTGGGAAGCAAACAGGgctccagcagcctcctgctcctctccctgccattCCACTGGGATGCCTTCAGTTTTATCTTTCACCTTTCCCAGACTCTGCAGTGCACtggtgtgtgactctgaactcCATATCGAGTGTTCCaagctctgctcacagctcagtcacacaaaacaatccttttcctccttttccagccccacagccaaggacaccgctgcagctgcagccccaaaaagtgcaaagagcagagaattgagggGAGGatgtgggaggatgggactgcagagcctggagctgggactggACACTGAACCCCAAGATGGAAATGAACCCAAACTTAGAAAAGTGTGAAACTCGTGAcctgggtccatcttgggtgtaacctcagccgggctcttgcactgcccgaGGGGAATCCTTGGAAgggcttttaataaatccctgctttattccttgaactctgtccagcctctgctccaggtcagcctctccaggctggaTTGAGGGAAGCTAAGTGGCTTTGGGAATGACATTCCCACAGGGAGGCACAGCTGGCTCCCCTGGGAGCCTCTGGGTCACTGCACAGACACTGCCAGAGCTGCATCCGAAATTCCTGGAGTCCCACAGGAGCCCAGGATTTTGTGCCTGCCTCAATTCCCTTCCCTGATCATGTGCTCCACCCAAAAGATGTTTTTCCATGAGGAATCCCTGCACTGGGAATCTCTCTCCTTTTAGGATCAGCCTGGGGTCAGCTCTGGTTACATGGGAAGGGTGTAATTCACAGGATCATGGAATAATTAAAATTGGGAAAAACCTCTAAagcatccccagcactgccaaggccacccctGCCCTATGtcccccaagtgccacatccacagcgATTTTAAAtccttgcagggatggggactccatcAGTGCCAGAATATCCCCTTTCCACAaagaaattttcccaatatccaaatTAAACCTCTCCCAgctggcactcagtgccactgTGCTGCCCCCAAGCCATCACATGTTCCAGGGAATGGGATTCCTAAAAACTTCTCAAGGGACCTTTGTTCCCATCTCCCAGTCATGGAGCACCTGACAagacaggaaataaaagaatCTCTGGATATGCTCAACGTTTTGGTGTCTTCCCCAGAAAAATACCAGCAGTTAATTCCTGGAATACGCTGGATGGAAAACTCCTCAGACAAAACACAATCCACACATCCACAGAAGGGTTTCAAAATTTAATAAATCAACACAGTGAAACAAATTCAAGAACTGTTTAAACAGGAGGATTAAGAAACAACGTTTCAGGCACGTATTTAGAAAAAAGTCATTTCTGGTGTCACAAAGagagaaaccccaaaaaaaacatttgctctggtaaaaaaaacccagcagtgctggtCCCTGCTCCAAGTGGGAATGTTGTAACAGAACCTCTATAAAAAGAAGCACCTGGAATTCTGTAATTGCTCTGGACGTGGTTTCTCCTCCATTGGGAAGAGTGGAGTGCAGTCCTTGCCCGtgggcagagctcagagcctcACGTGGGTAACTTTGGGATAAACTCACTTTGTCCTTCCAACAAGGAACCACTGACcccacaaaacacagaaaactccCAGCAAAGCCCCGGGAACAACAAAAGGGAAATACATTCGAAGGAAGTTTCTCTTCAGCTAAACATTGCTCTGTGCTCCAACCAGAGGAGATTCCAGAGGGGCAGAAGAGTCAGGCCAGGCCAGGCCGTGTCCCCTGACTCCCGGAGGGATTTGTCTCCGCAGGGAACGCCGGTGACACCTCGGGTGGGAACAAGCAGGAACCACCTCCCGGCTCCCGCGTCCCCAGAACCCCAGCAGGCCGAGCCTGGCGCTGCCCCGTGTCACCCGTTGCTCTGCAGGTGCCTGTCCAGGAACTGGGAGTAGCAGTCCAGGGAGCAGAAGTAGCAGAGCACGGGAGCCTCCGTGCCCCCCATGTTGTCCACGAGCACCACGGTGTGAGCCACGTGGTGCAGGTTCATGGTCACCGTGATCTGGATGAAGCTGCTCAGGCAGGAGCTCCCACACTGGCACGTCTTGGCCACTTCCAGATCCTTGCACaggtgggaagggaggaggtGACAGCCATAAGGGATTCTGTGGGATGAGAGGAGTGAGGGTGAGTTCACCACAGTTACCTGTGTCACTCAaggcagtgacaggacacaggcgCCACCCGGGAGATGCCATTCCCACGGCATTCCCGTGATTCCTTCAGTTTTATCTTTCACCTTTCCCAGACTCTGCAGTGCACtggtgtgtgactctgaactcCATATCGAGTGTTCCaagctctgctcacagctcagtcacacaaaacaatccttttcctccttttccagccccacagccaaggacaccgctgcagctgcagccccaaaaagtgcaaagagcagagaattgagggGAGGatgtgggaggatgggactgcagagcctggagctgggactggACACTGAACCCCAAGATGGAAATGAACCCAAACTTAGAAAAGTGTGAAACTCGTGAcctgggtccatcttgggtgtaacCTCAGCCGGGCTCTTGCAGTGCCTGAGGGGAATCCTTGGAAgggcttttaataaatccctgctttattccttgaactctgtccagcccctgctccaggtcagcctctccaggcatcacACAGACATGGAAAACCAGAGATCTGGGACTGGTTAGGAATGAAATGCCACTTCCCAAGGCAGTCCCTAAGGACATGAACTCTGGGAGACACCACAACAGGGAGCTCACAGCAATCCTGGCAGCCTGGGCCACAGCTAGTTAGGGAGTTAGAAAGATTAAGAGTAATGAGAATTAGAGAATGAAAGGAAGATTAAGAATAATGAGACAACTGGGCACATTCTGTTCTTCCCTCACATTCCCTGAGTTTCACCACGGCCTGGAACAGCACCCACAATTTACTCCTCCCTCTCTTACACCAAGGAGTAGCAGCATTAAAATACAACTCGGAGAAAGCAGGAGGTAAACTGAGCCttttgcagcagcactgccctggaGGCATGAAATTAAAagttctgctgctgcacagctctcTCCATCCACCGTGTCAGCAATgacctccagagctgggaacgGGAATTGCTCCTTTTGGAATTTACAGCGGAGCAGAGTCGAGTTTGGGGTACAAAATAAATAACTCCCCTGAGGAATTGTGTCGGGGTAGCTGAAGTGTGGgtctcagcagtgcccagctggcACTCCAAACTCAGCTCAGATCCCACTGACTCACATCCTGCCTCCACCTACACACTCCCAAGTCTCTCCACACACCATCACTCACACAGCTAAGACTCctctggggttttgttttttcaccaCTCTAATTTCAGAATACccttttttctggaaaaagcaTAATCAAGAACTCTGGTACTTTCCCGGAATGAAGACTGATCTCCAAACATTATTTTTGCATCTTCTGTTTCGTACCTTTCTTAAGGTTTTTACTGAAATCTGACCAGTGCTGAGGGATTAAATCCTCTAGAAAAGAAAAGCCTTCATATTTACATCAAACCCACTGCAATTTAGATAAAGTTGGGAAAGGAGACACGTGGTGTTTAATTACAAAATCAGCAAGGTCTGAAGTGGGTGATTTGGCCCAGAACATGTGGTGGCTCAGCTCCCTTCAGGGTGTGCCCGTGGATGCTTTTGGTGCAAATTTCTGCACAATTACCTCGGGTTTATGAGGCACTCCCCACCCCCAAGGCAGGAAGGGGCACAGGATGCAGATTAGGGACACTTCCAGCCTCTGTCTCCCCTCTTTCTGTGCCAAATTTCTGTCTCTGTGCTCCCCACCCCGAgcagggtgggagcagcagctgctggtacCTGGAGGCTCCTGGTACAGGAAGGATCAGGGGTGGAGTGATGGAAGTGGtgtgggggaagaggagggagctGGTAACAAACAGCAGCCTGGGAGGATGGTATTTACTTGGtgaaatcatatttttaaatattacctCATAGCTTGTCTTCTCTGAGTAAGCCAGAACACCCTCCCTCCAACACCAGGGGAAATTAGGAGCTTAAGGAAAATCTACAGCAGGGAGAAGCCTGCAGAAGTGGCTCATGGCTGTAGAATTGATTCTCTTTTCCCAAAGTTGGCCAAAAATATTCTGTTCATCCTCCTCTGGTGGATGAAAACACTTCAATCTCCGTCTTTCCTTAAATGCTCCCGAAGGCACCAATTCCGTGCTTTATCCTGATGACTTGACAAGAGGAATTTTAATCTCACGAAGTTAATAGGTGAGAAAACAGgcacagaggggaaaggaaagaggcGGGTGAGGGAAGGTAAGGGAGGA
This genomic stretch from Cinclus cinclus chromosome 6, bCinCin1.1, whole genome shotgun sequence harbors:
- the MGAT2 gene encoding alpha-1,6-mannosyl-glycoprotein 2-beta-N-acetylglucosaminyltransferase; this encodes MRLRVYKRKVLLLALALALCALALWGTGGGGRRRQQQQQQQQQQRGGPGSTGEPPRVSEPPAPVPRRPAGNASAAVAAEVLSENQTLSYRSLVYRLNFDQPVRNAGRFPARPDVVLVVQVHDRAEHLRLLLESLRRAAGVENVLLVLSHDLWAEELNRLAARVDFCPVLQVFFPFSIQLYPREFPGHDPRDCPRDVGKAAALRLGCINAEFPDSFGHYREARFAQTKHHWWWKLHFVWERVRALREHAGPVLFLEEDHYLAPDFYHVLKRLWALRQRECPECQLVSLGTYSPVRGGFAGRADKVEMKTWKSTEHNMGMAFGRDTYQKLIECTDAFCTYDDYNWDWTLQHLTVSCLPKFWKVLVPEIPRIFHTGDCGMHHKKSCRPSTQSAKIDSLLNSNQQYLFPEAMSVSKRYSMAPLSPHVKNGGWGDIRDHELCKSYRRLQ